The region ACATTGAAAGTGTTCTGCGATTATCGTGGTCATCACGTCACTTAGTTGAATTAGTTCTGAGTGTCCGAAAAAAGCGGGAATATTGGTAATAAAACGTGTTGTTGTAACAATGTCTGAGCTGTCAGGTTCGACAACGACTATTGTTGCAGGAACATCTTCTGACAACTTAAAGTCTTGTTCTGCAAATGATATGTTCAGGTTTGCGTCACTGGGCTTACCAATAAATTCGAATTGGGGTATTCCCGTCACCGATAAAGTGAGGCGCGAGGACCAAACAGGGGGCTGCTCGTCAGCCCTGAGCGGCTTTTTGTAGTATGCAGGAAGGCCATAGATTAGGTTAAACCTGAAATCGTCAATGTTTGTAGGTGCCAGTAATTGATCTGAATGGTACCAGGTTGGATGCGCCAATAACTGTTCAGTGTGCACATTCAGTGCCTTCGCAATCACAATATTGACAGGAGGGCTTTGCGTAGGGCAAACATCCAATGAAGTTGGTGGATGATAGGTCACTTCATTGGGCACGACATTGAGCGATCTCGCCTGATTGTATTCTTGCATATCGAGTAGTTCATGCCTGGCAAGCAAAGTCTTGGCAGTGGTAGGGTAAGACAAGGGCAGTACATTGTCTTGCATTGTGATGTCGAAGTAACTATTTGCGTCCGCCCAGATGTGCATAATGTGACTGGTTGCAAAACAGGTGACCAGAATTGAGCTGGCCACTTTGGGGAAGGAGTAACCCTTCAGACGTTCAAGGTGACGCCACGCATGGTTACCGACAATAAGCTCAAAACCTAAGATCGAAGCAATAATAGCGATAACAATCAGGCTATTGATAGCCGGTGAGCCACTGATGGTTTTCCAGATAAGTGACAGTATCTCGGGTAACGCTTGAAGATTAAGGTGATAACCAAGTTGGAAATAAACAAAAGCATCAATGCACAGTACCGAGATCCCCAGTGTTGCAACACAGGCTGCCATACCCCGAATGTGTCTTGGGTAAGGGAAAATCAGGCTGAGGGGGAATATACTCAGTACAAATACACAGAAGGTGATAAAGCTGGTATGACTGAGCCAGGTGACCAACATATAGAGCCAGCCCAACGCCGTAGAAGGCGCTTTGTCTGCGGCCAGATAGCTTAAGGTAATGATTAATACTAAACCAATGTTGGCAAAGGTAAACCAGTGCCCCCAGCTCAACAGCTGACTGGCCTTTGACGAAAAAGGGCTGTGCGAAGAAAGGTTCATTCAGTTACTTTACCGACTGAGTCAACGCCTTGGCAAAATTTTCAGCAACCGCTTGTCTTTTCTGTTCTGGCACATGCTCTTTGATGATGTGCGTGATAGAATTTCCTAAACACATTAAGCTTAAATCGACGGTTGCCTGATTCTCTGTCAGTACGTTTAACAGTTGGTCGACAATTTGTTCTACTTGTTGGTTGGAATATTTTGACTGGATAGGCATCGGTTGGTTCAAATAAAAAGAGTTATAATTCTTTCTATTCTAACACCAGAGGCGTTAAAAACAAAGATGAGCATTGAGGTGAACAAGCTTGTTGTACACTATGTAGACAAGCAAGACGAAGAAACACAAATTCATTTGCGCGAAGATGAGATGCAGGTTAATGATCGGGTCGCGGTATTCATAGAGCAACTCCACCATGCTTATAATGGCAAACCTGGAAAGGGCTTCTGTGCCTTTGATCCCGACAAAGACAGCCGTGTTGCGTCGGCAATGCAAAGCTACCGTAATAACGAGCTGGCTTTTTGGCATCTGACGCAGCAGGCAACTGAAGTTCTTAAAGAAGAGCTGAACAAATATGCATTCAATGAAACCGGCTACCTGGTGTTTTGTCACTATCAGTATGTTGCCAGCGATTACTTATTGATAGCTATGATCAATATCAAAGAGCATTACTCGATTACCTCTGAGCTGGACCTGGCTGCATCAAGACATTTAGATATTTCGCGTATGCAGCTGGCTGCACGTGTAGACCTGACAGCCTGGGATACGCAAGCGGATGAAAATCGTTATATCTCGTTCATTAAAGGTCGTGCGGGCAGAAAGGTAGCGGATTTCTTTCTTGATTTTCTGGGCTGCGCCGAAGGCATTGATCCAAAACAGCAGTCGCAGACTATGCTGCATGCAGTAGAAGATTACCTGGCTGAACAACAGTTTGGGAAGGAAGAAAAAGACGCGATCCGCAAGGAGGTCTTTGATTATTGTAATGACTGTATCAACAGCGGCGAAGATGCTGATGTAGAGTCTTTGTCAGATACAGTGTCTAAGTCTTCGGATGTTCAGTTTGAGGACTTTTATAAGCAGCAGGGCTATGAACTGGAAGAGTCTTTTCCGCTAGATAAAAAAACCGTCACCACTATGGTTAAATTCTCTGGTCTTGGTGGTGGCGTCAGCGTGGGGTTCGAACGTAAGCACTTAGGAGAGCGAGTATTGTATGATCCGCAAAGTGATACTTTGACAATTAAAGGCGTGCCGCCGAACCTCAAAGATCAGCTGGAAAAGTTCTATCAGCAAGAAAGTGAGTAATAAGAAAGAGGGTTAACTCGTGTTAGCCCTCTTTAACATGTAGGAAATTTAGAGGCTGATATGTTTAGGATTTACCAGTGACAACAAACTGTGCCAGTTGAGTACCTAACTTGCCAGCTAGTTTGGTCATTGCATTACTTTTGGCGGTCTCTTTATAGCTTGAAGCTGCTTTTACTTTAGTATTAAAGTGTGCCTGCTCTTCACCGTCTTCCAGCACTACCAGATAGCTTTCCGCTACGCTGTAAAAGGTGCCGGTTTTTTCCATATTTTGCCAGTCTATAGTAAATTTGAGAGCAAAGTCGGCATCACCTGTGGTCACTTTTATTCCCTGTGAACTCAGTGCTTTTGCCAAAATATCGCGAACCTTGCGATGTGCCTGGCTATCGCCCTCAATGCTAAAGCTGATGTCGTTGATGATTGCATCCGCTTCAGCTTGCTTGTCCCGAACTGCTTCTGGCAAAGCAAGTGGTGCGGCTTGCAACTGCGTCAAATAGCGATTTTGCTTGCTGCGCTTGACCAAAAGTTCTTTAAGCGCCGCGGCCTGCTTTAATTGCTGGGATTTACTTCCTGTGGCTGCCAACCTGAACTGTGCAATGTCTCCATCGAGTGCGCGAATAGCAAGCTCCGTTTGCATTGCAGCTTCGGTGCGGTTGAAGGCGGCTAACGCAAAAACGGTTTGTCGATCTGCACTGACATATTCATCTTCAATTTTAACACCTTGCAAATGAATATCCGGCACCTTCGAATTGATAAGTTCATCAACATGAAACTGCATTGACTTTTCAGTTGCTGATTGTTCGATGCGTGTAGTGGCAGAAATTGTGACATTGAGCTGTTTTGCCAAAGCCAGTCGGGCTGCCTCCTGCGCCGCCAGTTTTGCCTGCTGCAAATCGCCTGTGTTTTGCGCGTTGCCAACACCGTAGATCATATAGCTTGAGCTTGGCATGGATGTGATCCATGCTGGCTTGGTGTCAACAGGGGGCTGGTTAGCATTATTCGCTCCACAGCCACTGATAATGGCTGTTGCTAGCAAGGTTGCGAGCAGGGGTTTAGAAGCCAAAGCGTGAGCGCTCTTGAAGCTTCTGAATTTTCTTCTGTCCATTCCATACCTCACGGTTTGTGGTCATATCAATCAATCTCAGGTCGACCTGATAGAAAGTCACGCGATCGCCGCCTTGCTGGTCAACGAAAGAGTTGATAGTGCCAGACAGGGCGTAATCAGCACCTTGCTCCTGGCCCATTTCATTTTGCGTCTCAAGGCTGGCGTTCAGCTCCTGGTCCTTCCTTTCGTCTCGGATCTCACGGCGAACATCTTTGTTAGCTACAAAGTCAGCCTGGCCGCTACGTAAAATTGAACGTTTTAAATCATTTAAAAAGGTATCAACTGCAATATGCTGATGCGATTTATTGCGGACTGACTGGATTATAATAGCAGGACGCGACCCTTCTTTTTGTAAGTGATCGTTAACCCATGGAAAGCTCAACATATCATTGATCATAGCCTCTGCAACCAATTGCGAGTCCTTGCCGTTCCACTTGTCAGAAAGGGCAACCTCTTGATTTGCATCTACTCTTTGCACTTTGGTTGAAGAGCAGCCTGTGACGGCTAAACTACATGCAACAACCAAAGGAGTTAGCTTTAAAAGTGTGGTTTTACAGTTCATAACAATTATTCCATTGTAAACAGGTTTGATGGTGCCGCGGGTTTTGCACTATCAATGAAAGTGCGAGTATGCCACAGCGTCATATTTTCGTTGATTTCTAATGTGTCAGATTGCTCAATGACTCTGCCGGAGCGCAGCTTCGTTTTGAGCGTAATATTGACTGTACCTTGTGTTACAGGCACTTGTGCCAGCTTAATATGTGATGGAAGTGACTGCCATTGTCGTAAGTCAGCACCTGCTGTCACTGCGTTGACAACGCTGGTTGCTAACTTAGCAAAGCCATCGAACGCTTGAAGACCTGTGCTCTGGATTGCTTTATGGGCGGTCATAGCTTTTACAACTTCTCTCGTTAGTGCTATCTGCATCTCTGTATTGGCATTTTTTAGTGCACTTTGTAAGGTCAGCAGGCTAACAGAGTGATAAGTGTCAAGCTCTGTTACTTTTTTGCCATCAAGCCAAAGCTCAGTTTTCTCTATTTTTTGTTCAAACGGCTCCAGGTATGTCACAGCAATGCGACTGCCGTGCTCCAGGGCATCAATTAAGCCAGCTGTCTTGGCGCTTTGCCAGAGTGAGTCGCCTAATGGCAGACGCTTAGTTAAAGCACCCATTGCAACATCACCCAAGTCACCGGTAGCATAATTTTGCATCATGTCGAATAAGCTGGTATCTGCATATAGCATCTGGAACCACCACATCTGCGCTCGTCGCTCAGCAGGCGTACCCCATAGTATTGGTGTCACAACGAGTGCCTTGGCACTGTGATCTGCTTTTAATAACAAATTAAACTCTTTGCGCTGCGGACCAATCCCCGCATTTTGCACCACAGTAAGGAGAGGGCCAGATTTCTTTGTTTTGCTAATGCTGTTTCCCCACTTTTTTTCAAGTGCGTTAAGCTCATTGCCATAACCACCCGCCTTACGCATGACTCGAGCCAGATCAGAATAAGCCTGCAGTGTTACGGTGTTGTTTAAGTCGTACTGTTCAACAAAGCCTTGCTCAAAAGCTGTGGCGGCTCTTTGATACTGGATGCGGGCAGCATCTAACTCGTTACTGCTTTCGTACAGAATGCCACTGATATAGTGAGCAAAAGCATCATCTTTGTAGTCAATGTTTTTTAGCAAGTCGTTCGGTGCCAGAAGCGGCTGTAAAATACGCATGACGCTGTCGGTGAGCCCGTCACCGCTTGGCTCGCCATCATAGCCACCCGTTTCGTCGGTTAGTGTCGACAAATAGGTATCGAGTTGGCGCATTTCAACCAAAGCAGCGTCCAAATAGTATTGTCTCTGAGTTGGATGCTTGTTTGCCAGAGCATTGTAGTTTAACGCTTTAAACACGTTAATCATCGGACGATGGAATTCTTTGCCTGCAAACGTGGTGTAAGTCGGTCCGCTCAGTAGCGCCAACGCTTGCTCAGAGACGCTAACAGTATATTGCTCTTCGATGATGGCTTTGGCTTTGTCGAGGTTGTCATTGCTCAGCTCATATTGTTGCTCGAGGTGATACAATGTTCCCAATTCCAGATAGCGTAACAGCTTGTTTTTGCCTGTTGCTGAGTAGGTCGTTTCAATTGTCGTTTTGGCTTGACCAAATTGACCATTCTGAGCAAGAAGTATTGCATTTTTGTTGGCGGGTGTTGAATTACATCCTGTCAGAACCACTATCAGGGTCACTGTTAACCAAGCTCGATAATGCAGGGGACGGAGAAGTGATAGCATTACGCTTCCTTTGCTTGTCATAAAGTTTACGGTGACTATACCAAAAAAGTTGGATATATTTGCACTAACTTAAAGATTATTTTGCTTTTTTTGAAGCTGAATATTGTAAGAAATCGTTCTTACAATTTATTACTGTAAAGCAGTCAGGCTTTTGTTAAATTTAAATCATCGCTTAGGCAATCAATAGCTCGAAGGACAATATCATGAAGATCAAACCGCTTATTACTACTATGCTCGTTGCAGGGATGTTAACAGCCTGTAGCTCGACTGGAGAAAAAACTGCTTCCGAGTCGAAGATTAATATACCCGACTGGGTATTAAACCCTGCCGTTGAAAATGGCATTGCTGCTGCGGATTGCGTTAAGTTTTCTGGCAATATCTCGATTGACCAGAAAATGGCTGTTGCGAATGCAAGGCTTGCTTTAGCTCAACAAATTGAAACACGTATTGAGGGGCTAGACAAAACCTTCTCTAATCGCACTGATGCCAATGACGAAACGACTGTTGGTGCAACTTTTAGCTCTGTTTCCAAGCAACTTACTAAGCAAACTCTAAACGGTTCACGCGTTATTAAAGCTGATGTTGTAGAGATTGGTGGCAAAGACTACTTTTGCGCGCTAACGACACTCTCACCGGCTCTGACAAAAAGCTTGTTTAAAGATCTGGTAAAAGAAAGTAAGAAGCAGATTAATCCACAGGATGAACAATTCTTGTATCAAGAATTTAAAGCGTTTAAAGCTGAAAAAGATCTGGAAAAAGAAATCGCCAGATTAACAAACTAATAGAGAGCGCGCCTGCTGGCGCGCTATTCATTGACAGGAGTTGGGCTGTGAAAAACATACTTGCATTGACGATTGCATCTCAGTTTGCAGCCGCGGCAGCGGTCGCTAGTACATCTAGTTTGTTTAATGAACTGGAAGCGGCAATGCAAACCTATGACACCAGCGCCCAGGAGCAAACGGAATTTGAGCGTTACAAGGCGCAGCACTTGCAAGAGTTCAACGACTATGTTGAGCAACATTTTGCGGAGTTTGATGCGTTTCGCGACAAGCTGATCCAGCAGTGGGGTGAGGCTAAAGTTTCCAGTCAAAGCCAGTTTGTCAGTTACTCTGACGATAACCGCGAGCGGTTAGAAGTAGACTTTGAGAATGATGAAATAATTCTCAGTGTTCGCCACCATGCGGGCACTCATGTGTCAGAGCAGGAGATTTCTCGGGCCATAGAAAGGTTTCGTCAATCCGAAGGGATGCTGTTTCAGTCTTTTCTCAGCGGTGAATCATTGACAGATGGTGTGACTCACAGAGAGCAAGTCGCTATAGATAATGGACTGCGTGTAAAATCTATCATTGCGGCTAAAGCACAGATCAAGCAACAAACACAGGAACAGAAACAATTAGCAGAGCAGCAGGCCGATGCAGCTCTGGCATTGCAGTCTGAACCACAATTGGTGGAGGCCGCAAGTAAAGAGTTAGCGACAAAAAAAGCCGAACTTGATGAACTGGCCACTAAGCGCATAAAAAACCTAACAAAATCTGTCAGACAGATCTCAAAGACTGAGCCTCAGCAAGTGACTCAGGTGCGGATCAAAATGCCGAAAAACGGCTTGGCACACAAACGTGCATCAGACTATCAAGGTCAAATAGCAAAACAAAGCGAACGCTTTGAAATCGATACCAGCCTGGTGCTGGCTGTCATGCATACCGAGAGCCATTTTAATCCTCTGGCGAAATCACATATACCGGCATTTGGTTTAATGCAGATAGTGCCTACCAGCGCAGGCGTAGACGTCAATCGCTATTTGTACAAGTTAGACGAGCCAATGAGCCCGCCTTATCTCTATATTGTGGACAATAACATTGAAGCAGGCACGGCTTATTTACATCTTCTGAATAATCGTTATCTTAGCGCCATCAAAGATCCATTAAGCCGTAAGTATTGTATGATTGCAGCCTACAATACGGGAGCAGGGAACGTCGCCAGTGTATTTAATGCTGATGGCTCGCGCAATATTAAGCGCGCAGCAAGAGTGATTAACTCTTTGTCCCCAGAGCGTGTGCTGGAAGCGCTACAGCAAGGTTTACCTTACAGTGAAACTCGTCGCTATCTGAAAAAAGTCTTGGCGACGGAAAAACTATATATTTAACTCAAAAGACGAAGTACCAGAATAAACTGCTCTGGTATTTCGTTATATTGAAAAGCTTCCCTTTTTATCACTATCGCCTCCTTTAAGCCCAACTACGGAAACTGTTTCCTGTCTTAAGATACAGTCGCCTCTGTGTTTATAAAGCTTTCTATTCCTGGTCATGTATCACGATGCACAATCTCTATATGATGGCCACTCTACAAATTAGGCGGTACTCCCTATGAGAGTGTGTACCGGACCTGTATTTGATATGTCCTTTAGTGCTATATCCCTCTATATGTGGAGGGCGTCGCAGGATTTGCTATCCGGTGTGTCGAGATTTGCTTACTTTGGACTAAGGTTTCAAGTAGCTACGTTTCATCGTAATCTATAAGCATATTTCTGCTGAACGATGAGAGTTACAGACATTAAAAAGGGCCGCACAGGCGACCCTTTTTTCGTGTAGCTAACGCTTATTCATAGCTAGCTGGCGACGCCATTGCTGAACTTGCACGCGCTGTAGGAGACTTGGAACCGGAGCCCTGGCCGCTGTCACTTACCTTTTCGCGCATAGAGTCAGGCATAGCCGTTACTGAAATGCTGATATCGGCACTATCATCAGCCGTCGCTTTTGTCATTGGTGCTTCGGCGACGTATTGATAACGAGAGCGGACAGCTTTTGTCTGCGCTGTAGCTTGTTTAGCTTGCACTTCAGTAGCAGGGGCTTGTTCAGCCTGTACTTCAGCCGGTGCTTCAGTCGCAGGGGCTTGTTCAGCCTCTACTTCAGCCGGTGCTTCAGTTGCAGGAGCTTGTTCAGCCTGTACTTCAGCCGGTGCTTCAGTAGCAGGAGCTTGTTCAGCCTGTACTTCAGCCGGTACTTCAGTAGCAGGAGCTTGTTCAGCCTGTACTTCAGCCGGTGCTTCAGTAGCAGGAGCTTGTTCAGCCTGTACTTCAGCCGGTGCTTCAGTAGCAGGAGCTTGTTCAGCCTGTACTTCAGCCGGTGCTTCAGTAGCAGGAGCTTGTTCAGCCTGTACTTCAGCCGGTGCTTCAGTAGCAGGAGCTTGTTCAGCCTGAACTTCAGCCGGTGTTTCAGTAGCAGGAGCTTGTTCAGCCTGCACTTCAGCCGGAGCTTCAGTTACAGGAGCTTGTTCAGCC is a window of Pseudoalteromonas sp. R3 DNA encoding:
- the yejK gene encoding nucleoid-associated protein YejK, coding for MSIEVNKLVVHYVDKQDEETQIHLREDEMQVNDRVAVFIEQLHHAYNGKPGKGFCAFDPDKDSRVASAMQSYRNNELAFWHLTQQATEVLKEELNKYAFNETGYLVFCHYQYVASDYLLIAMINIKEHYSITSELDLAASRHLDISRMQLAARVDLTAWDTQADENRYISFIKGRAGRKVADFFLDFLGCAEGIDPKQQSQTMLHAVEDYLAEQQFGKEEKDAIRKEVFDYCNDCINSGEDADVESLSDTVSKSSDVQFEDFYKQQGYELEESFPLDKKTVTTMVKFSGLGGGVSVGFERKHLGERVLYDPQSDTLTIKGVPPNLKDQLEKFYQQESE
- a CDS encoding murein transglycosylase domain-containing protein; amino-acid sequence: MKNILALTIASQFAAAAAVASTSSLFNELEAAMQTYDTSAQEQTEFERYKAQHLQEFNDYVEQHFAEFDAFRDKLIQQWGEAKVSSQSQFVSYSDDNRERLEVDFENDEIILSVRHHAGTHVSEQEISRAIERFRQSEGMLFQSFLSGESLTDGVTHREQVAIDNGLRVKSIIAAKAQIKQQTQEQKQLAEQQADAALALQSEPQLVEAASKELATKKAELDELATKRIKNLTKSVRQISKTEPQQVTQVRIKMPKNGLAHKRASDYQGQIAKQSERFEIDTSLVLAVMHTESHFNPLAKSHIPAFGLMQIVPTSAGVDVNRYLYKLDEPMSPPYLYIVDNNIEAGTAYLHLLNNRYLSAIKDPLSRKYCMIAAYNTGAGNVASVFNADGSRNIKRAARVINSLSPERVLEALQQGLPYSETRRYLKKVLATEKLYI
- a CDS encoding LPP20 family lipoprotein, whose amino-acid sequence is MASKPLLATLLATAIISGCGANNANQPPVDTKPAWITSMPSSSYMIYGVGNAQNTGDLQQAKLAAQEAARLALAKQLNVTISATTRIEQSATEKSMQFHVDELINSKVPDIHLQGVKIEDEYVSADRQTVFALAAFNRTEAAMQTELAIRALDGDIAQFRLAATGSKSQQLKQAAALKELLVKRSKQNRYLTQLQAAPLALPEAVRDKQAEADAIINDISFSIEGDSQAHRKVRDILAKALSSQGIKVTTGDADFALKFTIDWQNMEKTGTFYSVAESYLVVLEDGEEQAHFNTKVKAASSYKETAKSNAMTKLAGKLGTQLAQFVVTGKS
- a CDS encoding DUF1414 domain-containing protein, encoding MPIQSKYSNQQVEQIVDQLLNVLTENQATVDLSLMCLGNSITHIIKEHVPEQKRQAVAENFAKALTQSVK
- a CDS encoding DUF3413 domain-containing protein; translated protein: MNLSSHSPFSSKASQLLSWGHWFTFANIGLVLIITLSYLAADKAPSTALGWLYMLVTWLSHTSFITFCVFVLSIFPLSLIFPYPRHIRGMAACVATLGISVLCIDAFVYFQLGYHLNLQALPEILSLIWKTISGSPAINSLIVIAIIASILGFELIVGNHAWRHLERLKGYSFPKVASSILVTCFATSHIMHIWADANSYFDITMQDNVLPLSYPTTAKTLLARHELLDMQEYNQARSLNVVPNEVTYHPPTSLDVCPTQSPPVNIVIAKALNVHTEQLLAHPTWYHSDQLLAPTNIDDFRFNLIYGLPAYYKKPLRADEQPPVWSSRLTLSVTGIPQFEFIGKPSDANLNISFAEQDFKLSEDVPATIVVVEPDSSDIVTTTRFITNIPAFFGHSELIQLSDVMTTIIAEHFQCHTLATASMLGNNVATDTLNEGVNYSRGVLIAYKKDRITLIAQDGSYKQISAKEGFTLDQKLDVPFLIQSIKRLKQFNQTPAGN
- a CDS encoding penicillin-binding protein activator LpoB, whose amino-acid sequence is MNCKTTLLKLTPLVVACSLAVTGCSSTKVQRVDANQEVALSDKWNGKDSQLVAEAMINDMLSFPWVNDHLQKEGSRPAIIIQSVRNKSHQHIAVDTFLNDLKRSILRSGQADFVANKDVRREIRDERKDQELNASLETQNEMGQEQGADYALSGTINSFVDQQGGDRVTFYQVDLRLIDMTTNREVWNGQKKIQKLQERSRFGF
- a CDS encoding LPP20 family lipoprotein → MKIKPLITTMLVAGMLTACSSTGEKTASESKINIPDWVLNPAVENGIAAADCVKFSGNISIDQKMAVANARLALAQQIETRIEGLDKTFSNRTDANDETTVGATFSSVSKQLTKQTLNGSRVIKADVVEIGGKDYFCALTTLSPALTKSLFKDLVKESKKQINPQDEQFLYQEFKAFKAEKDLEKEIARLTN